Genomic DNA from Paenibacillus borealis:
TCATTGTGGATACAGGCTCGACGGACAAAACGAAGGAAATTGCAGAAACCTTCGGAGCGGTGATTTATGATTTTACCTGGATAGATGATTTCTCGGCTGCCCGCAATTTCGCCTTCAGCAAGGCGACCAGGGAATACATCTTCTGGCTGGATGCGGATGACTACCTTAAGGATGAGGATCATGCGCGGTTCAGGGAGCTGAAGCACGCTCTGCCGGAGAATGTGGACAGTGTGAACATGCAGTATAATCTTGCTTTTGACGGGGAGGGGAATGTGGTCACTTCCCTGCGGCGCAACCGGCTGGTCCGCCGGTCCTGCGGGTTCAAATGGATCGGCCCGGTGCATGAATACCTCGAGGTATACGGCCCTTCTTACAGCAGTGATGTCTGCATTACCCATGAGAAAGACAAAGAGTACACGGACCGCAACCTGCGGATCTACCGCAAGCGGGTGGCTGAGGGAGAAGTCTTCTCTCCCCGGGATCAATATTATTATGCCAATGAGCTGCGCGATCATGGAATCCATGAGGAAGCTTGCCAATATTACGAGCAGTTTCTGAACGGGGGCCAAGGCTGGATCGAAGATAATATTCAGGCTTGCCTGCGGCTGGCCGAATGCCGGGAGCGGCTGGGTGACAAGGCAGCAGCGTTTACTGCGATTACCCGGACGCTCCAGTACGATTCTCCGCGTGCCGAGTTCTGCTGCCGGCTCGGTGCCTGGCATGTGGAGCAGGGCCAGCTTCACCCGGCGATCTACTGGTATGAGCTTGCTGTTATGCTGCCGCGGCAGACAGAGTCGATGGGTGTGAAGAATGAGGCCTTCGCCACCTGGATTCCGAATCTGCAGCTTGCACTCTGTTATGACCGGCTGGGCCAGCATGAACGGGCTAATCATTTCAATGAAACTGCCCTGCTGCATCTTCCCAGCCATCCCAGCATGCTATACAACCGGACCTACTTCCAGAAGCTTCTGGGGGACAAATATGTTTCGCTGCAGCCGCAGGAGACCGCTGGGGAGAAGAAAGAATAGCAGGGTTACTTAACAGCGGTACCGAAGCGGCGAATAAATGACAAACCGGCCAAATGAATAAAGGCGCTCCTCAAGCCGTAGCTTGGGAGCGCCTTTGTGTGTTTTTATTGGAACAGCAGCGTTTGGATGGCATGGGCCGGAATCGAGCCTTCCGCCAGCTGATCCCGGAAGTGCAGGGTATATGGCAGCTCGCTGTCCGTGCGGTTAAGTACGACCAAGGCATAAGTGCCGTCAGTATTGCGGAATGCCGTAGTTTCGAATTTGTCGGTATATCTGGAGCTGCCCACACGAACGGCGCCCGGACGGATGTACTTGCTGAAATGGCCGATGTAATAGAATGAGCTCTCATAGATTACTTCATCCTTCAGGGTATCGCCGATAACCGGCGCATCGCAGAAGTTGCCTACGTGGTTCGGTCCGCCCTGCTCATCAAGGACGATATTCCAGTCGGTCCAGCTGGACATCCAGTTGTTCAGGTTGCCGATAATGTCATGGCCGTAACGTTCGCCTGTGTTCCACGAGCCGAGGTGTACGCCGCCTTCCTGGCAGCCTTCACTGAAGAACAGCTTCTTGTCAGGGAAACGTTCATGTACAGCGCTCAGGGCTTCGAAGTGGTCGCCGGAGTACCAGTGGAAGCAGATGCCCCAGATATATTTTGCCGCCTCCTGATCATTGAAAGCGGTCTTCGCCCGGTCATATACCCGTTCTTTATTATGATCCCAGATCATGATTTTGACATGGCCTAAGCCGGCTGCTTCCAGGGCAGGACCGAGATAATCACGTACGAAATCCTTCTCTTCCTCAGCGGTGTAAATGCAGGAATCCCAGATCTGCTTGGCTTTGGCTTCGTTCTGCACACTGACGGCCCAGATGTCGATGCCGGCTTCCGCATAAGCCTGAATGTATTTCACGAACATATTCGCCCAGGCTTCCCGGTATTCCGGCTTCAGCTTGCCGCCGTTATTCATTTCGCCGTTCGTCTTCATGAAAGCCGGCGGGCTCCATGGCGAGGAGAACAGCCGGAAGCTCTCACCCACGGAGTCAGCTGCACGTTTGATTAACGGAAGAATCGACTCCTGATCCCTGGAGATGTTGAACGTGGCCAGCTCCGGGTCAACACCCTCTACATAAGCATAGTTGCCTGTTGAGAAGTCGCAGCTCTGGATATGTGATCTGCACAGGGTGTAGCCGATGCCATGCTCCGGATGGAAGTAAGCGTCGATAATCTCCTGCTGTCTGGCCGGGCTGAGCTTGGCCAGCGTAACTGCAGATGCTTCTGTCAGTGCACCGCCGAAGCCTTCGATCTCCTGGTATTCCAGATCCTCATAGATATTAATTAACTCCATTTCCTTCTCTTCGGAATCCGGCCGGAAGGACAGGGGCTGTAATTCAGTTAACCGGTCACCGGTTCCCTGGGCTGTCTGGAT
This window encodes:
- a CDS encoding glycoside hydrolase family 30 protein, whose amino-acid sequence is MSSTTVRVIQTAQGTGDRLTELQPLSFRPDSEEKEMELINIYEDLEYQEIEGFGGALTEASAVTLAKLSPARQQEIIDAYFHPEHGIGYTLCRSHIQSCDFSTGNYAYVEGVDPELATFNISRDQESILPLIKRAADSVGESFRLFSSPWSPPAFMKTNGEMNNGGKLKPEYREAWANMFVKYIQAYAEAGIDIWAVSVQNEAKAKQIWDSCIYTAEEEKDFVRDYLGPALEAAGLGHVKIMIWDHNKERVYDRAKTAFNDQEAAKYIWGICFHWYSGDHFEALSAVHERFPDKKLFFSEGCQEGGVHLGSWNTGERYGHDIIGNLNNWMSSWTDWNIVLDEQGGPNHVGNFCDAPVIGDTLKDEVIYESSFYYIGHFSKYIRPGAVRVGSSRYTDKFETTAFRNTDGTYALVVLNRTDSELPYTLHFRDQLAEGSIPAHAIQTLLFQ
- a CDS encoding glycosyltransferase family 2 protein, whose amino-acid sequence is MIEISLCMIVRNEEKSLPRCLTSIGAIADEIIIVDTGSTDKTKEIAETFGAVIYDFTWIDDFSAARNFAFSKATREYIFWLDADDYLKDEDHARFRELKHALPENVDSVNMQYNLAFDGEGNVVTSLRRNRLVRRSCGFKWIGPVHEYLEVYGPSYSSDVCITHEKDKEYTDRNLRIYRKRVAEGEVFSPRDQYYYANELRDHGIHEEACQYYEQFLNGGQGWIEDNIQACLRLAECRERLGDKAAAFTAITRTLQYDSPRAEFCCRLGAWHVEQGQLHPAIYWYELAVMLPRQTESMGVKNEAFATWIPNLQLALCYDRLGQHERANHFNETALLHLPSHPSMLYNRTYFQKLLGDKYVSLQPQETAGEKKE